GTTCGGCCGCGGGGAAAGGACCTCCATCCGCTTCTCATGCGGCTTGGCGGCGGGTCCACCGAAGGCGGCGGACAATCTTTCCTGCAACTGTCCCAGGTTCTGCATGCTATCTGGCTAACATGAGGCCCGTTCCGAATGCCTTCAGGATTTCGATAAGATTTTAGCGGCTGGCCTTTTTCGGCAGCAGCAGTTCGTCGAGAATGACGCAGCCGGCGCCGATGGTGATGAAACTGTCGGCGAGATTGAAGACAGCGAATGACCAGCTCTCGGTGTAGAAAAGAATGTAATCGATCACATGCCCATAGGCGAAGCGGTCAACGAGATTGCCGATCGCGCCTGCGATGATCAGCGCATAACCGAGATGAGCGATCCAGCGATCCTTCGCCGTGCGGTACCATAGCCAGATGACGAAGGCGACGATGACGAGACGCATGCCGACGATGAACCAGCCGTCCATGCCTGATAGCATCGAAAAGGCGACGCCGAGATTGTAGGTCCGGTAGAGCGCCAGCATCGGAACGACGGGCACCGCCTCCTGCAGCGGCAGGTAATGATCAACAGTGATCTTGACGGCCTGGTCGATGAGAACGGCGACGACGATGAAGATGAGGATCGGTGCCGGGCGCGAAAACAGCGCCGGGCGTGCATGCGTCTGTTCGGTCATTTGCCCTCGGCAAGTGAGAGGAGATGGCGGCGTGCCTCGAAAAGCATGACGGCGGTGGCGACGGCGAGGTTGAGTGAATCGGCGCGGCCCTGCTGCGGAATGCGGGCAAGCGCGTCGGCCTCCCTGGCCAACTGCTCGGGCAGGCCGGATTGTTCGTTGCCCATCAACAGCACGACGGGCTTTTTCCGGTAGTCGATCGTCCGGTAATCGACCGCGCCGGCAAGATGTGTCGCGACGACGGAAACGCCGGCCGATTTCCGCCAGGCAATGAATTCCTCAGGCGTCGCCCGCGCGACCGGAACGGCAAAGACCGAGCCCATGGTTGCCCGCACCGTTTCGAGCGAGAAGGGATCGGTCGTTTCTCCGAGAAGTATGATGCCGGAAGCCCCAGCCGCATCAGCCGTGCGGATGATGGTGCCGAGATTGCCGGGGTCGCGTACCCGGTCGAGCGCCACCCATGTCTCGCCCTCGCTCGGTCGGATACCCTTCAGCGGCGTCCAGCGCTGCTCGAAGATGCCGACGACCATCTGCGGATTGTCGCGGCGGGTGATCGAGGCGATCACCTTTTCGCTGACCTCGAGCACCAGCCCGCCCGAGGCGACGGTCTTTGCCGCCATCTGCTCGACCAGCGGCTTGCCCTTGGCGCCCTTGGCATAGACCAGCGTGCGGATCGCCCAGCCGAGTTCGATCGCATCGATGACGAGCTTCAGTCCTTCGGCGAGGAAAGTACCGCTTTCCTCGCGAGACTTCTTGTTCGTCAGCGCCTTGATATCCTTGATGATCGGATTGGCGAGCGAAGTGACTTCCTTCACCTGTCCGACCCTGCGCGGTCCCCGATCGTGGAAGTCCTTGCTCATTTCGGCACCCAGCGGGAAAAGAGGGAGGTGGAAAGCGCGCGGCCCTGCGTCTTGCCGTCGGTGCCGGCTTCGCGAATCACCAACTCGCCGGATTCGACCACACCGCCGGCGCCCCGCATCGTCTCGCGCATCAGCTCGTGGATCGAATAGAAGCTGGCGCGGATCGAATAGGCCGTCAGCACCAGGCCCACCGCCTTCGGCGACAGGATCTCGCGGCAGACATCGAGCATCAACGGCAGATGTTCGAAGAGATGCCAGACTTCGCCATTGGGGCCACGGCCGAATTTCGGCGGATCGGTGAGGATGATATCGTATTGGCTGCCGCGGCGTTCCTCGCGCAGGATGAATTTCATCGCATCCTCGCAGATCCAGCGGATCGGCAGCTTCTCCATGCGCCCGAGCGCCTGGTTTTCCCGCGCCCAGCCGATCGCCTTCTTCGAGGCGTCGACATGGGTGACCTCGGCGCCGGCAGCGGCGGCAACCAGCGAGGCGACGCCGGTATAACCGAAGAGGTTCAGCACTTTCAGCGGCCGGCCGGCCTTTTCGACCTCATCCTTCATCCAGCTCCAGTGCACGATCTGTTCGGGGAAGACGCCGACATGGCGGAAGGAGGTGAAGCGGCCGAGGAAATCGACGCCGAGCAGGTTGAGCGGCCAGGTCTCGCCGAGTGCCTCCTTCGGGAAGCGCCAGCGGCCGGTGCCTTCCTCGTCGGTGTCGCCGGTGAAGGCGGCATCGACCTTTTCCCAGATATGGGCGGGCAGAGAAGGCCGCCACAGCGCCTGGGCTTCCGGACGGATGATGCGATAGGGGCCGTATTGCTCGAGTTTTTCGCCGTTGCCGCTGTCGATCAGATGGAAGTCGCCGGCCCCGAGCGATTCGAGGATGACCGGCACGCGCTCGGTCGGGCGCTCGCCGCTGCGTGTCATCAGGGGACGCACGACGGCGGCAGGCACAGCAGCCTCGCGCACCGCCTCACGGCTTGCCGCGGGCCGCGCGACCGGCTTCGGCGGCCGGCCTGCCCGATCGTCCCTGCGGCTTTCACCGGACGGACCCGATGTTTTCTTCTGTTTCAACGTGCTCTTCCGCGTTTCTATCGGGGTGTCTTATCGGTTTTGCGTCGGCTGCAGGCCCGCGCGTCTTTTGAAACGCGCGCAAAGACACTGCGGCACTTTGAATATGCAGTAGCCCAGAAAAGCGGGGCGGATCAACTGCGCCGCCGGCCAAGCCCGGGCAAGAGGAGAGTTTTCCCGGCGAGTCGCCTATTTCAAGCCTTCGGAGGCCGCGTGCGAAGCCAGCTTTCCGCTGCATAGAGGGCTGCGACATGCATCGACTGCATGATGACGGCGCCGGACTGCAGCTTGCCGAGGATGGCAGCAAGATCCGCAAACAGCAGCTCAACCTTCTCGCCCGGGTCAAAAGACGGTTCGCCGGCCCGGCTGAGGCCGAGCGCCAGCCAGCTCGTCACCACGTTGCTGTGGTTGGCGGCATTCGGATAGGAGGTGAGCAGCTTGACGAAGGTCGAGGCTTCATAGCCGGTCTCCTCCCGGAGTTCGCGCTCGGCCGCCGCCATCGCCGCATCGCCGGTCTTGCTGTCGCCGGGTTCGAGGCTGCCGGCGACCAGACCGAGTATGATTTCGCCGCGGCCATGTCGATATTCCCGCGTCAGCAGCACGCGTCCGTCGGGCATCACAGGGATGACGTTGATCCAGTCGGGATAATCGAGCACATGGAAGGGCGCGACGACGATTCCATCGGCGGTGATGCAATCGTCGCTCCGGACCCGGATCCAGCGATCCTCATAGGTGATGCGGCTTGCCGTCACGCTCCAGGGCTTCAGTTCGTCGTTCATCGGCCCATCCCCTATGTGTGTCAGATCGCAACCGGCAGATAACATTCCGTGCCGCCTTGGCAAAGCGCTTTCCCGCTGGGATAAGATGAGCGAATCGAAGATGGGGCCA
The Rhizobium leguminosarum DNA segment above includes these coding regions:
- the lspA gene encoding signal peptidase II, which gives rise to MTEQTHARPALFSRPAPILIFIVVAVLIDQAVKITVDHYLPLQEAVPVVPMLALYRTYNLGVAFSMLSGMDGWFIVGMRLVIVAFVIWLWYRTAKDRWIAHLGYALIIAGAIGNLVDRFAYGHVIDYILFYTESWSFAVFNLADSFITIGAGCVILDELLLPKKASR
- a CDS encoding TrmH family RNA methyltransferase, producing the protein MSKDFHDRGPRRVGQVKEVTSLANPIIKDIKALTNKKSREESGTFLAEGLKLVIDAIELGWAIRTLVYAKGAKGKPLVEQMAAKTVASGGLVLEVSEKVIASITRRDNPQMVVGIFEQRWTPLKGIRPSEGETWVALDRVRDPGNLGTIIRTADAAGASGIILLGETTDPFSLETVRATMGSVFAVPVARATPEEFIAWRKSAGVSVVATHLAGAVDYRTIDYRKKPVVLLMGNEQSGLPEQLAREADALARIPQQGRADSLNLAVATAVMLFEARRHLLSLAEGK
- a CDS encoding class I SAM-dependent methyltransferase, which encodes MTRSGERPTERVPVILESLGAGDFHLIDSGNGEKLEQYGPYRIIRPEAQALWRPSLPAHIWEKVDAAFTGDTDEEGTGRWRFPKEALGETWPLNLLGVDFLGRFTSFRHVGVFPEQIVHWSWMKDEVEKAGRPLKVLNLFGYTGVASLVAAAAGAEVTHVDASKKAIGWARENQALGRMEKLPIRWICEDAMKFILREERRGSQYDIILTDPPKFGRGPNGEVWHLFEHLPLMLDVCREILSPKAVGLVLTAYSIRASFYSIHELMRETMRGAGGVVESGELVIREAGTDGKTQGRALSTSLFSRWVPK